The genome window ATACTTGCACCGCGTCCTGGTGATAATCAAGCCCGACGAAAACCGGTATACTCGACATACTCGTTGCTCCACAAAAAGGGTTTTGGGTTAACCACACTCGTAGTAAACCCTAGGAGCAACGAGCTTTCATCCTCATCTACCATCTCAATCTGCAATCTCTATTTCGGCATCCATTCCGTCGCTCGGCTCCGGCAGCGCCGCCGAGATGATCGCCGCGGGAAGGAAGAGGAACGAGGCGTAGAGGAGCACGAGCCGGAAGTCGCCGACTTGGGCGAACAGGCCGAAGAACACGGTGCCCGCCGCCGCCACGAGCCGGCCGATGTTGTAGCAGAATCCCGCGCCGGTCGTGCGCAAGAGCGTGGGGAAGAGCGGCGGCATGTACATCGTGAACAGGGCGAACACTCCCTGACACGCCCCGCAAATCGGCAGCCATACGAGCAAACTGCGATAATCGCGCGGCACGCAGTACGTCAGCCACATCGCGACGAAATACGCCAGGCACATCGCCCCAATCGCCCAGCGGTATCCCCAGAGCTTCGCCAGAAAGGCGGCGAAAAAATTCCCGGCGATCGAGGCCGCCATGACCATGAATAGCGCGACGCTCACGAGGTCCCGCTTTTGCTTTTCATCCCAATCGATCACGCCGGGCAGATTTCGCAGTTGCTGTGAATACCAAAACATGAAGGCCCAATGGGCAGTCAGCGAAAACGAACAGACGAGGATCGTCAGCACGGAGGTTCGACGAATGCTGGGGCCAAACAGAGCTAGCACGCTGGGCGCTTCGCCTTTCGCCGCAGATTTCGCTTCGTGCCACTCCGCGGTCTCCGGCACTTGGCGGCGAATCCAGAACACCAGGAGCGCCGGCACGATGCCGACTAGAAACAGCGTCTGATCGCTGTGTTCGTCGAGTAAATAGCCGGCGGCGGCGGCTGTGAGCACGCCGACGTTCACCGCCGTCTGCAACACCGCAGCAATCCACGGCCGCCACGACCGCGGCCAGGTCTCGGACAACAGCGACGCCCCGACGGCCCATTCGCCGCCGATCCCCAGCGCCGCAAGAAATCGGAACACGAGCAACTGCTGCCAAGTTTGAGCGAAATACGAGAGGCCCGTGAACAGGGCGTACGTGAGGATCGTGAGGCTCAAAGTCCGGCTGCGGCCCAATCGATCTCCGATCCGGCCGAAGAAGCCTCCACCCACCGCCCAGCCGACGAGAAACGCCGCCTGAATCCAGGACGAGCAGGCCGCCACTTGCGGGTCCTTCGTGCTCAATCCGCCGAGCAGCTTCGCGACAAACGACACGGCCACCAGCGTGTAAAGGTGCATATCCAGCCCGTCGAAGAGCCAGCCCAGCCACGCCGCGGCGCCGGAGCGCCATTGCTGGGGAGAGAGTTCGCGCAGGCTGCGGATTTCGACAGGCACGGGAGGGACGGGGCTCGGAGTTCGGGATTCTGGAACGAAGAGATGGCGCGCGGCGTCTCAGCTTACGGTAATGGGGCGCGGCGCCGGATGCAATCTGGCGGCGGCCGACCTATTTTTTCGACGGGGCATGGATTTCTGTTGTTTTTCGATTCGGCCAAGTCTTATAATGCGGGCGCTTGCGGAGGTTGCCGGATGGAATCCGGATGAAGGCGTTCGACTTCGCGTATCTCTTCTCTAACACATTGAGGTGTGGCATGCGCGCGAACATATTTGCATCGCGTTGGTCGTGGGTTGCCGCGGCGATGGTTCTCGGGGTGGTCGTGCTAACGGCTCAGGCCAAGGATCAGGCGGCCGACAAAGATTCGGCTGCGAAGGTTGCGGCGGTGGCTGCGCCGGCGTCCGCGAGCAAGACGGAATCCGCTGTCGATGGTCGCGAGTTGTTTACCCGC of Pirellulales bacterium contains these proteins:
- a CDS encoding MFS transporter, which translates into the protein MPVEIRSLRELSPQQWRSGAAAWLGWLFDGLDMHLYTLVAVSFVAKLLGGLSTKDPQVAACSSWIQAAFLVGWAVGGGFFGRIGDRLGRSRTLSLTILTYALFTGLSYFAQTWQQLLVFRFLAALGIGGEWAVGASLLSETWPRSWRPWIAAVLQTAVNVGVLTAAAAGYLLDEHSDQTLFLVGIVPALLVFWIRRQVPETAEWHEAKSAAKGEAPSVLALFGPSIRRTSVLTILVCSFSLTAHWAFMFWYSQQLRNLPGVIDWDEKQKRDLVSVALFMVMAASIAGNFFAAFLAKLWGYRWAIGAMCLAYFVAMWLTYCVPRDYRSLLVWLPICGACQGVFALFTMYMPPLFPTLLRTTGAGFCYNIGRLVAAAGTVFFGLFAQVGDFRLVLLYASFLFLPAAIISAALPEPSDGMDAEIEIAD